One Sulfolobus sp. S-194 DNA segment encodes these proteins:
- the hisS gene encoding histidine--tRNA ligase, translated as MISYEPVRGMKDYYGEELYKIKVVENAFLKIVKLAGYQEVETPIVEDFQLFALKGGEELRNTMYVFKDKAGREVALRPEFTPSIVRFYLNSLQHLPKPIRLYYLGTVYRYDEPQFGRYREFRQAGIELLGSSNIYSDLEILQILIEIYRELNLINKIRLKINNISLIRKILNKLNMNDNLQEHFLHLIDKGKSDEALSLLPNSEYTELITNILGVSNLDISRYDKIKEDLTEKYNLKDLVQDLDRVMLLKNILDNLGVNSYIDLGFVRGLAYYTGLIFEVLHPSVSFSIAGGGRYDNLVELYGGPQTPAIGFAIGVERTALVLEEPNIVKEKQNKIGVIVLSDEAILYAIKIVDKLRSNNYIATINLKSISISKLIPSYAEEGYSFLIFIGKKEYEDKTVTLKNLSTKEQVTIKEENLLDYLKQII; from the coding sequence ATGATTTCTTACGAGCCAGTAAGAGGAATGAAAGACTATTATGGCGAAGAGCTTTATAAAATAAAAGTAGTCGAGAATGCGTTTCTGAAAATTGTAAAACTAGCTGGATACCAAGAAGTGGAAACACCTATTGTAGAGGATTTTCAACTATTCGCTTTAAAAGGAGGAGAAGAACTTAGAAATACAATGTATGTTTTTAAAGATAAGGCAGGTAGAGAAGTTGCATTAAGACCCGAGTTCACACCTAGTATAGTTAGATTTTATCTTAATTCATTACAACATTTACCTAAGCCTATACGCCTATACTATTTAGGAACTGTATATAGATACGATGAGCCTCAATTTGGTAGATATAGAGAGTTTAGGCAAGCTGGTATAGAGTTATTAGGATCTTCTAATATTTATTCGGATTTAGAAATCTTACAAATACTAATAGAGATATATAGGGAATTAAATCTTATAAATAAAATTAGACTAAAAATAAATAATATTTCATTGATAAGAAAAATACTTAATAAATTAAATATGAATGATAATCTTCAAGAACATTTTTTACATCTAATAGATAAAGGAAAAAGTGATGAGGCGTTATCACTTTTACCAAATTCAGAATATACAGAACTTATAACTAACATTCTAGGTGTAAGTAATTTAGATATCTCAAGATATGATAAAATTAAAGAAGATCTTACAGAAAAATATAATTTGAAAGATTTAGTTCAAGATCTAGATAGAGTTATGTTACTCAAAAATATATTAGATAATCTAGGTGTAAATTCATATATAGACTTAGGTTTTGTTAGAGGTTTAGCTTACTATACTGGTTTAATATTTGAAGTATTACATCCTTCTGTTTCTTTTAGTATTGCCGGTGGAGGAAGATATGATAACCTTGTAGAACTGTATGGTGGTCCTCAAACTCCAGCTATAGGTTTTGCTATAGGAGTTGAGAGGACAGCATTAGTACTTGAGGAGCCTAATATTGTAAAAGAGAAGCAAAACAAAATAGGTGTAATAGTTTTATCAGACGAAGCTATACTATATGCTATTAAAATAGTGGATAAATTAAGATCAAATAATTATATTGCTACGATTAATTTAAAATCTATATCAATTTCTAAATTAATTCCTTCTTATGCTGAGGAAGGATACTCGTTCTTAATTTTCATAGGTAAAAAGGAATATGAAGATAAAACTGTAACTTTGAAAAATCTCAGTACAAAAGAGCAAGTGACTATTAAGGAAGAAAACCTTTTGGACTATCTTAAGCAAATAATTTAA